The Triticum dicoccoides isolate Atlit2015 ecotype Zavitan chromosome 6A, WEW_v2.0, whole genome shotgun sequence genome has a window encoding:
- the LOC119314717 gene encoding B3 domain-containing protein Os03g0619800-like isoform X2, whose protein sequence is MSGQMFTLVAAADVRYGVSMRREFGSHLENIAPETEFVKIIARDGVFDFEVIRDDYEPFLSSDGWEEFVDATNIQEAHKANDQPSMNLEDGSPPLSNHVGGPSQHTSILAQGATLSTQMKKRVEEKVQAIGSEIPVYVKEMTEISIIGSKGKGRGCRTYPVTFCREFASEWLPARKTKNYLQVEGKAWCTKFDVGRGARMSWIRDGWEEFGWENGLKVGDVCLFEAKKKYGRMLIVHLIRSEMEV, encoded by the exons ATGTCGGGGCAGATGTTCACCCTCGTGGCCGCCGCCGACGTCCGGTACGGCGTG AGCATGCGGCGTGAGTTTGGAAGTCATTTGGAGAACATAGCCCCCGAGACCGAGTTTGTCAAAATCATAGCTCGTGATGGCGTGTTTGATTTTGAAGTTATTAGGGACGACTACGAGCCATTTCTTTCGTCCGACGGATGGGAGGAGTTTGTGGATGCAACTAACATACAAGAAG CTCACAAGGCGAATGACCAGCCATCTATGAATCTTGAAGACGGTTCGCCACCTCTGTCCAATCATGTTGGGGGGCCTTCCCAGCATACCTCTATTTTGGCCCAGGGGGCGACTCTGTCTACGCAAATGAAGAAAAGAGTTGAGGAGAAAGTACAAGCAATTGGATCTGAAATTCCTGTCTATGTCAAAGAGATGACTGAAATCTCTATTATTGGCAGCAAGGGCAAGGGTAGAGGATGCCGAACATATCCTGTG ACCTTCTGCCGCGAATTTGCTTCGGAATGGCTCCCCGCTCGGAAAACAAAAAATTACCTTCAGGTAGAGGGCAAAGCGTGGTGTACTAAGTTCGATGTTGGACGTGGTGCCAGAATGAGTTGGATTCGCGACGGGTGGGAGGAATTTGGTTGGGAGAATGGCCTGAAGGTAGGGGATGTGTGTCTCTTTGAAGCAAAAAAGAAGTATGGCCGGATGTTGATTGTCCATCTGATTCGGTCGGAAATGGAGGTGTAG
- the LOC119314717 gene encoding putative B3 domain-containing protein Os03g0621600 isoform X1 → MSGQMFTLVAAADVRYGVSMRREFGSHLENIAPETEFVKIIARDGVFDFEVIRDDYEPFLSSDGWEEFVDATNIQEGNSVLFVDRGNFCFKAHIFNPSGHEKSFFFCQRPTEIFGDVPSSTLSDQRVMNGHEAHKANDQPSMNLEDGSPPLSNHVGGPSQHTSILAQGATLSTQMKKRVEEKVQAIGSEIPVYVKEMTEISIIGSKGKGRGCRTYPVTFCREFASEWLPARKTKNYLQVEGKAWCTKFDVGRGARMSWIRDGWEEFGWENGLKVGDVCLFEAKKKYGRMLIVHLIRSEMEV, encoded by the exons ATGTCGGGGCAGATGTTCACCCTCGTGGCCGCCGCCGACGTCCGGTACGGCGTG AGCATGCGGCGTGAGTTTGGAAGTCATTTGGAGAACATAGCCCCCGAGACCGAGTTTGTCAAAATCATAGCTCGTGATGGCGTGTTTGATTTTGAAGTTATTAGGGACGACTACGAGCCATTTCTTTCGTCCGACGGATGGGAGGAGTTTGTGGATGCAACTAACATACAAGAAGGTAACTCCGTTCTGTTTGTGGACCGTGGGAACTTCTGCTTTAAGGCTCACATATTCAATCCAAGCGGTCACGAGAAATCTTTTTTCTTTTGTCAACGACCTACTGAGATATTTGGAGATGTTCCTTCGAGCACTCTTTCTGATCAACGTGTGATGAATG GACACGAAGCTCACAAGGCGAATGACCAGCCATCTATGAATCTTGAAGACGGTTCGCCACCTCTGTCCAATCATGTTGGGGGGCCTTCCCAGCATACCTCTATTTTGGCCCAGGGGGCGACTCTGTCTACGCAAATGAAGAAAAGAGTTGAGGAGAAAGTACAAGCAATTGGATCTGAAATTCCTGTCTATGTCAAAGAGATGACTGAAATCTCTATTATTGGCAGCAAGGGCAAGGGTAGAGGATGCCGAACATATCCTGTG ACCTTCTGCCGCGAATTTGCTTCGGAATGGCTCCCCGCTCGGAAAACAAAAAATTACCTTCAGGTAGAGGGCAAAGCGTGGTGTACTAAGTTCGATGTTGGACGTGGTGCCAGAATGAGTTGGATTCGCGACGGGTGGGAGGAATTTGGTTGGGAGAATGGCCTGAAGGTAGGGGATGTGTGTCTCTTTGAAGCAAAAAAGAAGTATGGCCGGATGTTGATTGTCCATCTGATTCGGTCGGAAATGGAGGTGTAG
- the LOC119314716 gene encoding uncharacterized protein LOC119314716, which yields MATSGHEAQKANDQPSMNLEDCLPPLSNHFGGPSQHTYILDKTATLPTPMKKRVEEKVEEIQSNFPINSLCSELLVSNMDVSRTKIHLDTSISETSNSEQREYVKKMTKTSIEGTKSSNRGRRTCPVVTFSNKFASAWQEITNCPSGRGQNEDMAYQLQS from the exons ATGGCAACCTCAG GACACGAAGCTCAAAAGGCGAATGACCAGCCATCTATGAATCTTGAAGATTGTTTGCCACCTCTGTCCAATCATTTCGGGGGGCCTTCACAGCATACCTATATTTTAGACAAGACCGCAACTTTACCTACACCAATGAAGAAGAGGGTTGAGGAGAAAGTCGAAGAAATTCAGTCTAATTTTCCAATCaactccctctgttcggaattacttgtctcgaatatggatgtatctagaactaaaatacatctagatacatccatatccgagacaagtaattccgaacagagggagtatgttaaGAAAATGACCAAAACCTCTATTGAAGGCACCAAGAGCAGTAATAGAGGAAGACGGACATGTCCTGTCGTG ACCTTTTCGAACAAATTTgcttcggcatggcaagaaatcacAAATTGTCCTTCAGGTAGAGGGCAAAACGAAGACATGGCCTACCAACTTCAAAGTTGA